The following is a genomic window from Lysinibacillus sp. JNUCC-52.
CGAATATTGCATAAGTAAAGAAGGGTTAAATAAAATGATAAGAAAAAGCCAAATAGCCCAAAAAAGCCGCTTAATAAAATGAAGCCAACACGAAAAATACTGACGGCTGTTACGAGCGATTGGTTAACAAGTGTAAAGGATGCAATTGTAGAAACAGCAATAATAACAATCATTTCTGGACTTGTCACACCTGCCCGTATTGCCGCATCACCAATAATTAAGCCACCAACGACACTGATTGTTCCACCGATTACAGATGGAAGACGTAACCCAGCTTCTCTAAATAGCTCAAACATTAATAGCATTAATAACATTTCAAGTGAAGATGGAAGGGGTAGACCTGTGCGCCCTTGCACAACTGTTGCTAATAGTAATAAAGGCAATTGATTTTGGTGATAAGTTGTCAAAGCGAGCCAAAAAGCAGGTAACAGTAGTCCGATAAAAATACCTGATATACGTAGTAAACGTTCCAGTGAACTAAAAATAATAGGGTATTCATTATCCTCACCTGTCTTTAACAGTAAAAATAAATTTACAGGCGTAATAACTGCATAGGCTACACCATCAATTAAAATTATAAAACGTCCTCGAATTAATGCTTGAAGGGCGTAATCAGGACGTCCTGTATAATCAGATTTTGGGAAAAACCTTGTGTTTTTGTTAACGTACTCCATTAGTAAATTTCCACTAATAACAATATCTGTATCAACTGATTGTAATTGTACTTTTATACTATTTAAAATATCTAAGTTCGCAATATCACCAAAATAAAGTATGGCGACCGTTGTCTTTGAACGTCTTCCCAATTCCATTTTTTCAACACATAAAGAATTTGTCGGAAGGCGTTTTCTAATTAGAGCAATATTAACTGAGACATCTTCAATAAAATTATCTCTTGGTCCTTTTACAAGTACTTCCATCCTTGTTTCTTCAGGATTTCGGTTAGGCTTATGGGCAATATTAGTGGCATATAGTAAGTTATCTGTTTCAAAAAACAGAAGTAAATGGCCATTATAAACAAGTGATATGGCTTCAGATTCATCTGTTACTTGTTGTAAGTCAGGGATGTGTAACTTTGTATTAATAGCATCTTGAAGGGATGCTTCATGTAAATTATCGAAAAGGGCATGAATACGGCTTACAATAACGTCATTGAGAAGTTGTTGATCAATCATTGCCTCACAGATGACAAATTGTACGCGGTGTTGCTGAAACAAATATTCTTGAAAATAAACGTCTGCTGATTTTCCAAATAACTGCTTTAAGGCCGATAAATCTAAGGGCTTTTCTGTTGAAGGCATCAAGTGTCACCACTTTCCGTGTCTTGGTAATCGGATGTAGAGTTTTTGGCTTTTTTTCCTTTTTTTCCTGACATGAAAGCTACAATCATTAAAAAAATGGATAGTAAGAAAAAGAAAATAAATGTAGCTGTTAATATATAATTTCCTTTGAGTCGTAGAAATATGTGTTCATTTAATAACATTAACGGTAGACAAATGATAAAGAACGGAAATGCTAGCATCTTCCAAATGCGAGGTTTATCTCCAACCATACCTAATAAATCGGTTACGATATATAAAATAAAACCGACGCGTATAAATGTGCCTGTCAACCATTGATAAATAGAAAGAAAGTCTAAATGTTCAATATAGCGCCCTATTGTTACTAAACCCCATTCTTCGTAGGCAGGATAGCGCTGCTTAGCGGCTTCAGCAGGTCCAAATTCTGTTATGGCCCCGATGAGTGGTCCCATCGTTAGCCCTGTTAAAATCAAAAGCATAATGGCGAAGTGATGCCACCGCAGACGGTCTTTAATTTTATGTTGTATAAGTAAAAATAAGATTAATTCCGAAAACCCAGAGGCGGGGTAGACGAGCCCTTGTAAAACAGGTTGGAATCCATGTTCAAAAAAGGGACGCAATAAGTCATAGTCCTTTACTTGTAAATTTGTAAAGGCTACAAAAAAACCAAAAACGACGACGGCCAATAAAACGAATACATTGACGATAACAATCGTCTGTAAACTAGTTGTAACAAGGAGGATACAAAGAACGACATAAATAGCAAGTAAAATTAACTTTGGTGTTTTCGGTAAGAAGGTTGTATTAATCCACTGCAATGTTTCAATCATTGTAAATGCTACAATAATCATTAGAACAATAGCGATAGTATAAATGACGATAGTAGATCCGACTTTTCCAATTTTTTTTGGTAACCAATCTCTCAAAGGTTCTTGATTTGATTTTCTATGAATATAAACTAAAAGAAAGAGCCAAGGAAACATAATAATTGTTGTTATGATAACAGATAGCCAGCTATCTCTTTTTGCAATTTCCAATAATGGCGGCATAATTGTAACGTGATTTTTTAAACCAATCACGGTCATTGCTAGGAAGACAACATGTAAAATACTAATTGATCCTATACCTTTCATTTGAAAACCCTCTAACATGTTTGATACATATAAGTTTTGACAAAAAGTTATAGGATTATAAGTCTTAAAAAAGCACTATCTCACGATTCATGAGATAGTGCTTACGTTTAATGAATATATTTATTACTTACAAGACTGTTTTGTAGAACATCTGTCGGAATTTCAAATTCCACTACACCCATATAGCCAGGTGCTACTTCATATTTATCAAATGAAATAACAAGTTTACCTTTATCAGAAATATAGAATTGTTGTTCCTTGTTAATCGTTGAGAACTCTTCAATTAAATCTTCATCTGGCAAGCCTGCTCCTTTCACCCAATATACTTTTTCTTCATTTGTTGCAGCGATTTGTGCACGCATTTGATCTTTAATGTTTTCACTAATAGCATCAATATAGCTGTCATCTTTAAATAGACTTGGCAGCGTAATTAAAATTTCATTTTGTTTATCAATCGTATCATAGTGCATGACTGTTGATGAGGACCCAACTGTATTGACGATATAACGTCCAATTGATAAAATCTGGTCATTATCCGTTTTGATGTCATAGCCACTATCAATTCCATAATGTCCTCCGCCATTTGCCTTTAAATCACCAACTTCTGCAATAAAGTCATCGTAAAGTGCTTTTCCCTCTGAACGATATTTTTCATTTAATGCATTTGCAAGATCAGCATTATCTAAATTCTCAATAGAAGGTACTTTAATATTTGCGTCATATGTGTCATCGGCCACTTCGTATTCAGTCCATGTTAATACTTTTACGACACTACCAACAACTGGTATATCTGAAAGCGAACGTGCCATTGCAGGGCTAATATTTAAACTAGCTGTAAGCAGCATAGCAGCTGCCGCAGTTCCAAGTAACCATTGAGGCCCTCGTTTTTTTTTCTTTCTTTTTCCTTGTTTAATTGCACTTTCCACTATAAAGTCAAGCTCCTTTGGAATTGGTACGTCATTATATTGTTTTTGTAATTCTTCTAATTTTTTATCCATGTGCTGTTTCTCCCTTCCCATCTTGGAGTTGTATTTTTAACAATTTTAAAGCTTTATATAGGCGCGATTTAGCAGTGCTTAGCTTTATGTCCAGTATGTTGGCCACATCAGCTAGCTTTAAATCTTCGAAATAATGTAAAATCACAACTTCACGGTACATTTGAGGTAATTCCTCTAAAGCATGCTCTAAGTCGAGGTTCTCATAACTATCTTCTTGAGCAGGTGTTAAATATTGTAGTGTGTTATCGTCCGTTACTTGTAAACGGTTATGCTTGCGCAAAAAATCAATGGCCGTTCTTACAACAATTTTGTAAAACCAGCTTTTCATATAGTCCACATGCTCTAATCGATCGAGAGAAAGCATCGCTTTTTGAATACTGTCTTGTACGATATCAAGTGCATCCTGTTCATTTTTCGTATAGCTATAGGCAAGCAAATAAAATCGTTCTTTCTGTTCACGAATTAACTGGACAAACACCTCTTCATGTTGAAATGCATTTCTTGTTTTCATGTCCAAAGAAGCTCCTTTTTAACATTTTCAATTTGTATACAACTACTAGACGTATGAAAGTGGGGAAAAAGTTGATGGAATGAAAAAAAAACTTACCTTATATTCAAGGTAAGAATTGTTTCACGAAAAATAGTCATATGTATTTTTCAGAAGTAATAGGACTGTTACAACGATAAATAGTTTACGCACGTAACTACTTCCGCGTTTAATGGCAAATTTCGAACCGACGATCGCTCCTGCAATTTGGGCAAGACCCATAGCAAAACCGTATGTGTAATGTATCTGACCTAAGTAAATAAACATTAGAAGCGCTGCGATATTGCTTCCGAAGTTTAAAAACTTGGCATTGCCAGCTGATTTTAAAAAATCAAAGCCAACAATTAAAAAGGCAAACAAGAAAAATGATCCTGTCCCTGGTCCTAAGAATCCATCATAGAAGCCAATTAAAGTAATAACAAGTACAAAAAAAGCATATCGTTTAGGTGTTAGCTTTTTATAGTTGGAAATACTACCCCAGTCTTTTTTGAAAATCGTATATATAGCTACAGCGGCTAGCATAATTAACATTAATGGCTTTAAAACGCTTGGATCGATTAAATGGACAATCCATGCGCCAACCATGGAGCCGAAAAAGACAAAAGGAAATAGCTTATAAACGGATTTTATATCTAGCTTCCCAGAGCGGTAAAACGTAATCGTACTAGTTAGAGATCCCATTGTACCAGCCAGTTTATTTGTTGCAACCGCGGCAGATGGTGGTAAACCTACAAATAAGAGAGCAGGCAATGATATAAGTCCGCCACCACCAACTACAGAATCGATAAATGCGGCCAAAAAGCCAAAAATAATAAGAATTAACAATATATTTAGATCTAAATCAAAAGGCACTAACGTCATCTCTTTTCTGTAATAATAATCTGATATTAGCGGAACATCGAGTGACTGTAAATAGCCTCTAATAATTTCTAGTTTACGCGTTTAGTATGTACGGATTGTTTTAAATATATAAAATCTACAAAATACAAAAATATTCTACTTTATGTAATAATTTTAATGTATTATGAAGAAAAGGTGTTTTTGCGTAAAGGGGACGTGATGACATTTGTCTTTAGGAAATCATTTTCGTGTGTTTATTTGTGTAGTGTTTATGGGAGTGCTCGTTGGCTATGTGTTTAATGCAAAAAAAGATATTACGGATAATGTCTATATCGATACAGTCAAGGAAGGTTATTTGGTTGATTTTACTGACGTTAAAGTTCGTGATGCCTTTAATTACGCTTTTACCGAGCCTTATTGGCGTTACTATAAGGCGAAAACTGGTCAACATGTAGTAGAACTTTCAGGGGATATAATATTTTTAGAGGAAAAAGGACATGCCATATTGCAATTCATAGTAAATGAGGAAGCGAATGAATTTAAGCTTTATGCCATGAAATTTAACGATGTTGTACTTGATTCCCAACAAAAAGGCACGCTTGTAGGGATGGTTTATGAAACTTGGGAAATGAAACAGCTCGCTTATCAGTAAGTGCTTTTACTTTGTAAAAAGGGATGACTATATTACAGTAGAAAGGAGAGCATACAGACAGAGAGGGTGTTTTCATTGAAATTAAGTATTTTAGATCAAATTCCTGTACCGAAGGGTCATACTGCTGAACAGGCCTTTTTGCGTACAGAACAATTAGCGCTTTTAGGAGAAGAACTTGGCTTCCATCGCATGTGGCTAGCAGAGCATCACAATAGTGAATCATTAGCAAGCTCAGCACCTGAAATTACAGCAGCCTTTTTAGCTGCGAAAACAAAGCGTATGCGCATTGGCACGGGAGGCGTCATGATGATGCATTATTCTCCGTACAAGCTAGCGGAAGTATTTAAAACATTAAGTGCGCTTGCGCCAAATCGCATTGACTTTGGTGTTGGTCGCGCTCCTGGTGGAGACCATGCATCCATTTACGCATTAGCAGAGGGACGCAGACAGCATTTTAATGAACAATATGATAAGCTCGATACCATATTAAAATTGATGAATAATCAAAAAACGGGTGAATCTGTTTATGATCAAGTTATTGCTTCACCTACAAACATACAATTACCAGAAGCGTGGTTGCTCGGCTCAAGTGGTCAAAGTGCCGTGCAGGCAGGACAACGTGGTGTAGGTTATTCATATGCTCAGTTCTTTACTGGTAATATGTCTAAGGATATATTTGATACGTATAAGTCTTACTTTACACCTTCATATTATATGGAAAAACCGCAAATTATCGTTACCTATGCGACTACAGTTGCCGATACGTTAGAGGAAGCGGAATACTTAGCTAAGCCAATCGATATTACACGCCTACAGCTGATGAAGGGGCAAATTATTCAGGCGATGTCACCAGAAGAGGCAAAGGATTATCCATTGACAGAGATGGATAAAATGATGATTGCTAACAACCGTAAAGCAAATATTGTCGGCACACCAAAGGAAGTTGCTGCCTTTTTAGTAGCAGAGCAGGAACAATATGGCTTTGATGAAGTAATGCTAAACTGCAATCAATACGCGCAGGAAAGTCGCTTAAATTGCTATAAACTACTGGCAAAAGAATTGATTTAAGCTTGGACAAAAGAGAAAAAGAGTTAGATTGACTAATCATCAATCTAACTCTTTTTGCTGTTATCATTGTTAACTGCTACGCTACAGTAGGTATGAGTAGTGCATCCTTCCGTTCTGTGCATCCAAGCAGAGTGGGAGCGTGTGGAAATCAACGGTTTATTAAAGGGAATCACCCACAAAAATGTCCAATGCATGCAGGTGAATTGGACATTTTTGTTGTTATAGTTTCGCTGAGCCACTTGTAAAAGTAGTGTCTTGATAATACATATTTTTAACTAAGACGTTTGGTCCTAAGCATTTCACAGCAGGACAGTGGCAGTTTAAAGATTTTGCTAAATCGGTATCCATCCATTTGTCAAAAACTGCTGGTAGTTTATCATGAACGATATTACCAAGTGCAGATGCATCGCCAAAGTCTGTAACGATGACATCACCTGTAAAAATATTGATATTTAATCGAGAACGACCGTCAGGATCATTACGCATCGTGACATTTTTTGCTTCTCGTAATCGTTTTAATAGTTTTTGATCTTCTGTATCGGTGCTACAAGGATAGAATGGCAATGTACCAAAGAGCATCCAAGTATTTTCATCGCGTACATCAAGTAAATGATGAATTGCTTCACGTGTTTCTGCTAGTGAAAGTGATGTTAGCGAACTTGCGAAATCAGATGGATACATCGGATGTACCTCGTGACGTGCACATTGCATTTCGTTGATAATTTGGTTATGGATATGCTCCAAGTACGGTAAAGTTTTTTTGTTGAGCATTGTTTCCGCCGATACCATGACACCATGTTCTGCAAGCATTTTTGAGTTATCAATCATGCGTTGGAAAAGGGCTGCACGCTGTTCGTAAGTTGGTTTTCGCTCCATCATGGCAAAGCCTGTTTCAACAAATTCATCAACTGTACCCCAGTTATGTGAAATATGTAAAACATCTAAATAAGGAGCAATCAGTAAATATCGTTCAGGTTCAATCGTTAAGTTCGAGTTAATTTGTGTACGAACCCCACGCGCATGGGCGTATTTTAATAGGGGGAGTACATAATTTTGAACGGATTTTTTAGACATCATCGGTTCGCCACCAGTAATGCTAAGTGTTTTTAAGTGAGGTATTTCATCCAGTCGCTTAGTAATCAATTCCATAGGCAATGCTTGCGGGTCTTTATTTTGTAATGTATAGCCGACTGCACAGTGAGCACAGCGCATATTACAAAGGGTTGTAGTTGTAAATTCAATATTTGATAGGGTCATATGACCATGTTGTTCGACATCTAAATACGCTTCCCATGGATCATAGCTGGGCGTCATTTTTTGTAAGGTCGTCATAATTCGTACATCTTCCTTTCTAGCATTCTATTGTCTCATATTCAGTGATAATTTCAAATATGAAATTATTGAAAGAGCTTTTTTACGTCCTTTTTAGAAATTTTATTCGTGAAAGGATAGAAAAAATGCTTTTACAAGTTCTCCATTCTGGTTCGATTTTCAGAAGGAACTATAAAATGTCAAATTAGGTAAGCAAAAAGCTGTTTTTTTCATACACGATGCAAAGAAAAGAATGAGTGTATACACTGCTTTTTTTCAGATAAAACGTTATGATAGAGTTAGCAAGGCGGCAAGACCGTAACGAAGAAAGTAGGAAATAGTTTTGAGTAAGTATGAAATACTATTATTTGATGTAGATGACACATTATTAGATTTTAATTTAGCTGAAGATGCTGCACTAAACCGTTTATTTGAACAAGAAAAAATTGCAACTACACCGACGATGATTTCCCGCTATAAAGAGATTAATGAATCAATGTGGCGTGCTTTTGAACGAGGCGAAGTAACAAAAACTTCATTACATAATACTCGATTTTCAATCGCTTTAAAGGAATTTGGCATTGATGTTGACGGTGAATATTTTGAAACGGTTTTCCAAAAGTATTTGCAGGAAGCGCACCATTACGTAGATGGGGCATATGAGCTTATTGCACAACTTGCAGACAATTACGATTTATATGTCGTTTCAAACGGTGTGACTAAAACACAAAATAAACGATTAGCAGATGCAGATTTGGCAAAATACTTTAAAGGTATTTTTATTTCAGAGCAAACGGGTTTCCAGAAACCGATGCCAGCCTTTTTTGATTATGTTTTTGACCGTATCGACGGATTAAATAAAGAAAAGACACTTATTGTCGGTGATTCACTGACATCTGATGTGAAAGGGGGCTTGCTAGCGGGAATTGATACATGCTGGTTTAATTTTCGCGACATCCCCAATATAACGGAGATACAGCCTCATTATGAAATTAAAAAATTGCATGAGCTGCATACGTTATTAAATAAATAATTCAAGAAGGTAAAAAACTTCGCCTACTATAATTAGTAGAGCGAAGTTTTTCCTTTTTAGATTTGGTAACTTATAAGAGCATATGCTAAAAATACTATTTTTTTACACAATTAAATCTATTATGATAGAAATAGGAAATAAAAAGGGAGGAGCATTATGAAAAAACTATTTCAAACAACGATTATAGTTGCGGTGTGGGGGACATTGATCTCTTTCCCGATAGAAGCATCCGCCTATGAAGAACCAACGCACTATGTACATATGAAAACAGAAAATATGACGGTCTATTCCGCCTATGGTGCTACAATTAATGCAACTGAAAAAAATGGAATCTATAGCATTAAAGCGAATATCGTCAATAATCGTCAGCCACTAGAGGTTGTCATTTTTAAAAATGGTCAATCTAGTGTGCTACAGCAAGTGCTGAAAAAAGGAATGGAACCTGTAGCCTATCGAGACGAGGGGGATCGCGTAGTTGCGATTATCCATAACAATGCAGAGTTGAAGTTTGTACAACCTGAGCAACTATATTTCCGAGATTTAGCAAAGACAACAACTAGCTTCTATATTCAAACTTTGGCGGAGCGGGGAATAATTCGAGGACGCACACCTGATAATTTTGGTGTGAACGACTCTTTAACACGTGCACAGTTTAGTGCTTTGCTCGTCCGTGCCTTTAGCTTTCAGCAGGAGCCAACGAAACAGTTTTCAGACATCAATCAAAAAACATCGTGGTATGGTGGACATGTAGGTGCTTTACATGCTTTAGGCATTATTCATGGCAAAACGCCAACGATTTTTGATCCGAACGGCAAAATTACACGTCAGCAGGCAATTTTAATGCTTGGACGCACATTGGATGCGGTTGATTTTGTGCAAGAAGATAAAGAAGATAAATCCATTTTACCTTTTGAAGATAGTCATACTTTCCAAGGAGAGCTATTACGTCACATAGAAACACTGTATACAATCGGCGCTTTAGACGATAATACAAATTTAAACCCAAATCAGTATATTACACGTGGTCAATTCGCTAAAATGTTAGCTGTCACTTTACAAGCTGCTGGCAGATTATAAGTTGCCTTTTTTAAGTGCCTGGCACTCTATCGGCGATTCAGCACCTTTTCATTCTTACATGGATGGAAAGGTGTTTTTATTATGAAATCAGTCGATTATAAAGAACACATAATATCTGTGAAAATACGCACATTAAAACTGTAAATAGGTATAAAAAGCAAACTATCGGGCAAAACCATTTATGAGACCAGTTTTCACGAGAGGGGAAAATGCTGATGAGTACTATATTAAATGCGACAAAACGTCATAAAGGACAACGCTCAACATTAACAAAACTAAGACAAAGTGGTGCCATTCCTGGTGTAGTTTACGGTTATCAAATGGAACCCACGTCCATATCACTTGATGCGAGAACATTCGCTAAAGTATTAAGCGAAATTGGTACTAAAAGTGTCTTTCAATTAGATGTCGAAGGAAAAAAAGTAAATGCAGTGTTAACAGAAGTCCAACGTTGTGCGCTTAAAGGTTTTGTAAAGCATGTAGACTTTAAATCAATCAATATGTCAGAAGAGCTAGAAGTCGATATCCCAATTACTGTAGTAGGAGATGCGATCGGTGTTAAAGATGGAGGATTTTTGTTACAACCAAATCGTGAAATTCGCATTAAAGTGAAACCTTCGGCAATACCCGAAACGGTAGAAATCGATGTTACAAATGTTGCAATTGGTACATCACTTTATGTGGGTGATATTCGTCAAAATTTACAATTTGAAATTTTAAATGAAGACGACTATACATTAGTGACAGTCACACCTCCAGCAGCAGAAAATGTACAAGAAGATGAAACAGTAGATGGCACACCAGAAGTAATAGAAGCAACAGGGCAAAATACAGAAGAACCGAGAGAATAACATCGTTTTCTAACAACCTACATTGATCATAAAAAAGCTTGTGAAAGTTTTCATTTCACAAGCTTTTTAAATTATATATATTTTTAAACGACAGCGCTCTTAACACCAGTCCATTTTGTAAATAATTTCTCATTGGAGGTTAAGGCAAATTGAACAATAGGGCCAAGTCCGAAAGCCATAAGGACAGTCCCTACTCCAATAGGTCCGCCTAGTAAAAAACCAATAATAGCAACGGTTACTTCCATGAAAGTACGAGCGCGTGTAACACTCCAGCCGAGCTTATGAACCATTAAGAGCATTAATGTATCACGTGGGCCAATACCTAAATTTGCTACCATATACATACCACAGCCCCAACCTAGTAATAGCAATCCAGTTAAGTAAGCTAATAGCTGCATCCAAAAGCCTTCAATATCTGGAAGCCAAAAGTTGAATATATCAATAAAAATGCCAGCTAAAAACATATCTGCAAATGTACCTGGTAAAGGAAATTTCTTTGTCACGAGCATATCAAATGCTAAAATAGCTAAACCAATTAGTATAGACCATGTGCCAATTGTAAGACCAAATGTTTTGGCTAATCCTATATGTAAGACATCCCACGAACCAACGCCAAAAAATTGCCCTTTAATCGTTAAAGTGATGCCAAAGGATAAAACTAAGATGCCCGCAATGAAAAATAGACATCGTGTAAAAAAAGCTTGTTTCATATTTAAAACCTCATTCTGAAAAATTCATGTTGCCCAACAAGTTATTATAGCAATTGTTTTTAATAATCCCCGAAAATAGTCATTTCATATTTTTCAAAAAAAGGCGGTTTAGCTTATGAAACAAGGGGTAAAATAACAATGACTATGAAAGGATGGGATGAAGTGACTTCAGTACGTGATGAAATTTTAGAAGTATTAAACAGAGAAAAAATAGGAACGATGGCAACAGTAGAAAATGGCAAACCATATTCACGTTATATGACATTTCAAAATGAAGACTTTGTATTATATACCGTGACAAATAAGCACTCTGAGAAAATTGATGAGCTATTAAAAAATCCTTATACACATATTTTATACGGCTACGATAATGGTGGCTTTGGAGATACGTTCGTAGAGATAGAAGGAAAGCTTACGGAAATTGAAGAGGAAGGCTTGAAAAATAAATTAGCGGAATTTTTCACTGGAATCTTCATTGGCAATAAGGATGAAATGGTAACATTGAAAATTGAACCGATTCGTATGCGACTGATGAATAAAAAAGGTGAGCCACCTAAAGAGTTAGAATTTACAAACGACCATTTATAAATGGTCGTTTTTTCATCTTGTTAGTAAAGTAACAAGAAAAATTAAGTCGAACCTTTCTACATGACTTGAAACTCCTGCGTCATTCATGCATGATAGTTCATAAAAGAAAAGGGAGTGCTCAAAATGGTTGGAAAAGTACAGCAGCTAACAGAAAATATATTGGCATCACAGGGGAAATTAAAGGCAGATTTTATTTTGCGGAATGCACAAGTGGCAGATGTTTTTACTTTAACGTGGAAAAAGGCTGATATTGTTGTGAAAAATGGGCAAATTGTAGCACTCGATACACAAAATCGTTTTATTGCTCACAATGAAGAAGATGCAAAAGGGCATTATGTTATCCCTGGGTTAATAGATGGGCATATACATATTGAATCATCTATGCTTACGCCTGCTGAATTTAGTCGTGTGCTTGTTCCTCACGGCGTGACGACGGTTATTACAGATCCACATGAAATAGCAAATGTTGCGGGTGCAGAAGGCATTCAGTTTATGCTAGATGATGCGAAAAAAGCAGAAATGGATATTTTCGTCATGTTGCCTTCGAGTGTGCCAGGCACTCGTTTTGAACATGCAGGAGCAACACTTACTGCTGCCGATTTAGCACCTTTTATGACAAATGAACATGTACTCGGATTAGCTGAGGTGATGGATTTTCCTGCAGTATTAAACGGTGACAAGAGCATGCTTGAAAAAATTAGATTAGCACAACAAGCCAATCTTGTTGTTGATGGACATTGTGCAGGTTTAAATAGTTCTCAAATTACAGGTTACCGAGCGGCAGGTATTCAAACAGATCATGAGTGTGTGACAGCAGAAGAAGCGTTAGACCGTATTGAGCAAGGAATGTATGTTTTAATACGTGAAGG
Proteins encoded in this region:
- a CDS encoding pyridoxamine 5'-phosphate oxidase family protein: MTSVRDEILEVLNREKIGTMATVENGKPYSRYMTFQNEDFVLYTVTNKHSEKIDELLKNPYTHILYGYDNGGFGDTFVEIEGKLTEIEEEGLKNKLAEFFTGIFIGNKDEMVTLKIEPIRMRLMNKKGEPPKELEFTNDHL
- a CDS encoding S-layer homology domain-containing protein produces the protein MKKLFQTTIIVAVWGTLISFPIEASAYEEPTHYVHMKTENMTVYSAYGATINATEKNGIYSIKANIVNNRQPLEVVIFKNGQSSVLQQVLKKGMEPVAYRDEGDRVVAIIHNNAELKFVQPEQLYFRDLAKTTTSFYIQTLAERGIIRGRTPDNFGVNDSLTRAQFSALLVRAFSFQQEPTKQFSDINQKTSWYGGHVGALHALGIIHGKTPTIFDPNGKITRQQAILMLGRTLDAVDFVQEDKEDKSILPFEDSHTFQGELLRHIETLYTIGALDDNTNLNPNQYITRGQFAKMLAVTLQAAGRL
- a CDS encoding 50S ribosomal protein L25/general stress protein Ctc, which translates into the protein MSTILNATKRHKGQRSTLTKLRQSGAIPGVVYGYQMEPTSISLDARTFAKVLSEIGTKSVFQLDVEGKKVNAVLTEVQRCALKGFVKHVDFKSINMSEELEVDIPITVVGDAIGVKDGGFLLQPNREIRIKVKPSAIPETVEIDVTNVAIGTSLYVGDIRQNLQFEILNEDDYTLVTVTPPAAENVQEDETVDGTPEVIEATGQNTEEPRE
- a CDS encoding YczE/YyaS/YitT family protein yields the protein MKQAFFTRCLFFIAGILVLSFGITLTIKGQFFGVGSWDVLHIGLAKTFGLTIGTWSILIGLAILAFDMLVTKKFPLPGTFADMFLAGIFIDIFNFWLPDIEGFWMQLLAYLTGLLLLGWGCGMYMVANLGIGPRDTLMLLMVHKLGWSVTRARTFMEVTVAIIGFLLGGPIGVGTVLMAFGLGPIVQFALTSNEKLFTKWTGVKSAVV